One window from the genome of Amaranthus tricolor cultivar Red isolate AtriRed21 chromosome 9, ASM2621246v1, whole genome shotgun sequence encodes:
- the LOC130823983 gene encoding WPP domain-associated protein: MESVRASVSDGALINTGYLTDGSGKSGGEIPESKDLSDDLIHDLDSYLEDINERLIISRMVSDSIIKGMVNAISQESTEIVAAKELEVARLKEVLCNQRNRNSEIKSTFTSRNQGQDVKFLGFLNETIQEQMQTLGKCIASTKEISRNLKENSMLESDLEKAYNSLKTTLTVMCQQVDEFAYSPESSAEEWKVELNIHKEVEAMVFGTVIVGLRDDYEEQLWSVNNVLALIDKFNEIPGIRHQLDSILKCFVGHEVGNLSPQGSIEMDHFHRKVLPSTHLWDANHKHKESKYSMPDNLEISQLKHMSAGDLYQHFKTVITEMKRENESTVQQMTEEYFALKRELLKEREFVKEIGPFAALKKDKEFEIVRKKIPEVLVKLDDMVRDNEKLSKFCNHSRDTLDSLLGENRRLKEFLYKQKQEVHCLSLQTSDARKKLMEHSLAEENLHKMVKDLKLALQDQHIEASISEEVYKCVIRETTASVNSNLEDLDLKSVILEAVYGTIYEGALHAVDVVSKSDFEENLDMQSCLTQQIYEILFQEVVGKMSMELNELKDECSDSFKRRVSEIENELTMKVEENDKLRRNVLLLENSIKEYDKKVLDIRALHDKERAEFTEEHNKLSGKIRNQEVVISEKNGELVLLKNKMEDFQTKVEVLNKKLDLSEDKLRKFNEEKACFISIIEQNKNYTASIKAKDSEHIKHMESICHVIQDLSKFFGDFEHRFNKSIEWQYMRLENSSSLVHSLIPKINAFRRTGSLYKKRLDRRSSDLQKAEAEVDLLGDKVETLLSLLQKIYVALDHYSPILQYYPGIVEILMLVKRELRGETAKAV; encoded by the exons ATGGAAAGTGTTCGTGCTTCGGTGAGTGATGGGGCTTTAATAAACACTGGTTATCTAACTGATGGGTCTGGGAAATCAGGAGGTGAAATTCCAGAGAGCAAGGATTTGAGTGATGACCTTATTCATGATTTGGATTCGTATTTGGAGGATATAAATGAGCGTCTCATTATATCAAGGATGGTAAGTGACTCGATTATCAAAGGCATGGTGAATGCCATATCACAAGAGTCGACAGAGATAGTTGCTGCAAAAGAATTAGAAGTAGCTAGGTTGAAGGAAGTATTGTGTAATCAACGAAACCGTAACAGTGAGATAAAGTCAACTTTTACCTCGAGAAATCAGGGACAGGATGTTAAGTTTCTTGGCTTCCTTAACGAGACTATTCAAGAACAAATGCAAACGCTTGGAAAATGTATTGCAAGTACAAAAGAGATTAGCAGAAATCTTAAAGAGAATTCAATGTTAGAGAGTGATTTGGAAAAAGCATATAATTCTCTTAAGACTACACTAACAGTTATGTGTCAGCAAGTGGATGAATTTGCTTATTCACCCGAGTCTTCTGCTGAGGAGTGGAAGGTAGAGTTGAATATCCACAAAGAAGTAGAAGCAATGGTGTTTGGCACTGTTATTGTAGGTTTACGCGATGACTATGAGGAACAACTTTGGAGTGTTAATAATGTTTTAGCATTGATTGATAAGTTCAATGAAATTCCTGGCATACGTCATCAACTAGACTCTATTCTGAAGTGTTTTGTGGGTCATGAAGTGGGGAATCTCAGTCCACAAGGGTCAATTGAAATGGATCATTTTCATCGAAAGGTTTTACCCTCCACTCATCTTTGGGATGCAAATCATAAACATAAAGAATCTAAGTATAGTATGCCGGATAATTTGGAGATTTCTCAATTGAAGCACATGTCTGCAGGAGATCTGTATCAGCACTTTAAGACTGTGATCACTGAGATGAAGCGGGAAAATGAGTCTACCGTGCAGCAAATGACCGAAGAATATTTTGCCTTAAAGCGTGAACTTTTGAAAGAGAGAGAATTTGTGAAGGAGATAGGGCCTTTTGCAGCATTAAAAAAAGATAAGGAATTTGAAATTGTAAGGAAAAAGATTCCAGAGGTGCTTGTGAAGTTGGATGACATGGTTAGAGATAATGAGAAATTATCCAAGTTTTGTAATCATTCCAGAGACACTCTTGATAGTCTGCTTGGTGAAAATCGTCGACTCAAAGAATTTCTCTATAAACAAAAGCAAGAAGTTCATTGCTTATCCTTGCAGACATCTGATGCTAGAAAAAAACTAATGGAACATTCTTTGGCTGAAGAGAACTTGCATAAAATGGTAAAAGATCTCAAGCTTGCATTGCAGGATCAACATATTGAAGCATCTATCAGTGAAGAGGTCTATAAATGTGTTATAAGAGAGACAACTGCATCGGTAAACTCTAACTTAGAAGATCTAGATCTGAAGTCTGTCATCTTAGAAGCTGTATATGGAACCATTTATGAAGGAGCTTTACATGCTGTTGACGTTGTAAGTAAATCGGATTTTGAAGAAAATTTAGATATGCAATCTTGTCTAACGCAACAGATTTATGAGATTCTATTCCAAGAAGTAGTAGGAAAAATGTCAATGGAACTCAATGAGTTGAAGGATGAATGTTCGGATTCTTTCAAAAGAAGGGTGTCGGAAATTGAAAACGAATTGACAATGAAGGTTGAAGAAAACGACAAATTGAGGCGTAACGTTTTGTTACTTGAAAATTCAATCAAAGAATATGATAAAAAGGTCCTTGACATTAGAGCTCTCCATGATAAAGAAAGGGCAGAGTTTACTGAGGAGCATAATAAGTTATCAGGCAAGATTAGAAATCAAGAGGTGGTGATTTCAGAGAAAAATGGTGAACTAGTGTTGCTGAAAAACAAAATGGAAGACTTTCAAACAAAGGTTGAGGTATTGAATAAGAAGCTTGATTTGTCCGAAGATAAATTGAGGAAGTTCAATGAGGAGAAGGCATGCTTTATTTCGATTATAGAGCAAAATAAGAACTACACAGCATCAATTAAGGCAAAAGACAGTGAACACATTAAGCATATGGAATCCATATGTCATGTCATACAGGATTTATCAAAGTTTTTTGGTGATTTTGAACATAGATTTAACAAAAGTATTGAATGGCAATATATGAG atTGGAGAATTCATCTTCTCTGGTACATTCTCTTATCCCGAAGATTAATGCTTTCCGAAGGACCGGCTCCTTATACAAAAAAAGGCTGGACAGGAGGTCTTCAGACCTTCAGAAGGCAGAGGCTGAG GTGGATCTTCTGGGAGATAAGGTGGAGACTTTGTTGAGCCTTCTTCAGAAGATATATGTGGCCCTTGATCATTATTCTCCAATATTGCAATATTATCCTGGA ATTGTCGAGATTTTGATGCTAGTGAAAAGAGAATTAAGAGGAGAGACAGCTAAGGCTGTTTGA
- the LOC130823963 gene encoding small RNA 2'-O-methyltransferase, which produces MEAKSPSSSATMKKPTLTPKAVIYQKFGDKARYKIEEVQEESPQNGCPGLAIPQKGPSLFRCYLKLPELSTVSQPCKKKKEAEQSAALMACNKLGIDPTKSILTVSDAADELVSRLSYIFSSEFLSSLNPLSGHLKAVSYRAGDLSGSIPVSVIIACDAKVGNLCRSIDARVESNPFLSIPLVMRAAVRLSESLVMSVEGLWIRRKDPYPTGAMSAQESVVTNGALTEAVYIPFSLDNNVRSISMNPYSEGYYLDVIAKELGVVDASKVLISRTIGKASSESRLYFSALEECNFSTISESHDAKLLSCCDSSFNIRASYLLGQHIYGNAILASIGYTWRGAELFNEDLSLRSYFRMLVARTPNGLFKLSRDALLVADLPGLFTTKTNWRGSLPRDLLCAFCRQHRLSEPVFTVVSNSNKSDHDSSGSCKSQSARMSSTGLASKTKDIPVTADQTLVETECFSCEIKLYSKNQNLILESSPVESFMKQGDAVQNASLRVLSILNVYFKQPNMPFEELSFLGADCGIKCHPTYFSKEFSLCQLMHQVQQSSDLRVDHKLNSNLIGHLRDSAIFDNEQLSIQGTACGSLPSIGSLVTISYCVLLVSEGNEIREILEKNDEFEFELGTAAVISCIETAIMQMTVGQSVSFYLALALKELVLGASMDCEKVQSFLSSKSCCLEYSVTVLRVTEPYEDRMEQALFNPPLSKQRVEFALQCIKEFSATSLIDFGCGSGSLLESLLDKPSSLEKIVGVDLSQKGLIRAAKVLNSKLEKLETSMPTSKIKSAILYDGSITTFDSRLNGFDIGACLEVIEHMEEDEACLFGNIALGLFRPRMLIVSTPNYEYNVILQKSNQVSEVEDPDDKSSSQPCKFRNHDHKFEWTREQFNCWATDLAAKYNYSVEFSGVGGIAGVEPGFASQIAVFRRNQCQALIDSKATQTEDIYKTIWKWDATTFAFQSS; this is translated from the exons ATGGAAGCCAAATCACCATCATCTTCTGCGACAATGAAGAAACCAACATTAACACCGAAAGCCGTAATATACCAGAAATTTGGTGACAAAGCACGCTATAAGATTGAGGAAGTTCAGGAAGAATCTCCTCAAAATGGGTGTCCTGGTTTGGCTATTCCTCAAAAGGGTCCTTCCCTTTTTCGATGTTATTTGAAGCTTCCTGAATTATCTACTGTTTCACAACCttgtaagaagaagaaggaggCTGAACAATCTGCTGCACTCATGGCTTGTAACAAG CTAGGTATTGATCCCACAAAGAGCATCCTGACCGTATCAGATGCAGCAGATGAGTTAGTTTCTCGCCTCTCGTATATATTTTCAAGTGAG TTCCTGTCATCACTTAATCCACTGAGTGGTCACTTAAAAGCTGTTTCCTACAGAGCGGGGGATCTCAGTGGCTCCATTCCTGTATCTGTTATCATTGCTTGCGATGCAAAGGTCGGAAACTTATGTAGATCTATTGATGCGAGGGTTGAGTCCAATCCTTTCTTGTCGATACCTCTTGTCATGCGAGCTGCAGTCAGATTATCAGAATCCCTTGTTATGTCTGTGGAAGGTCTTTGGATCAGGAGGAAAGATCCTTATCCAACGGGCGCTATGTCAGCACAAGAGTCAGTTGTGACAAATGGGGCTTTGACGGAGGCTGTGTACATTCCATTTTCACTTGATAACAACGTGCGATCCATTAGTATGAATCCATATTCGGAAGGTTATTATCTGGATGTTATTGCTAAAGAACTTGGTGTTGTAGATGCTTCAAAAGTCCTCATCTCTAG GACAATCGGCAAAGCCTCATCAGAGTCAAGACTGTATTTTTCTGCTTTGGAGGAATGTAATTTCAGTACAATTTCAGAGTCTCATGATGCAAAACTGCTATCTTGCTGTGATAGTTCTTTCAATATTCGTGCTAGTTACTTGCTGGGACAACATATCTATGGCAATGCTATTTTAGCATCGATTGGTTACACATGGAGAGGTGCAGAGCTATTTAATGAAGATCTTTCTTTGCGTTCATACTTCAG GATGCTGGTAGCAAGAACGCCCAATGGCCTTTTCAAGTTATCTAGAGATGCATTACTTGTGGCGGATTTGCCTGGATTATTCACCACTAAAACAAACTGGAGGGGCTCATTGCCAAGGGATCTTCTCTGTGCATTCTGCCGTCAACATAGGCTCTCCGAGCCAGTTTTTACTGTTGTCAGCAACTCTAACAAATCAGATCACGACTCGTCAGGGTCTTGTAAAAGCCAGTCAGCTAGAATGTCAAGCACGGGACTTGCTTCTAAAACCAAAGATATTCCAGTCACAGCTGATCAGACTCTAGTTGAAACAGAATGTTTTAGTTGTGAAATAAAATTGTATtcgaaaaatcaaaatttaattctTGAAAGTTCTCCCGTGGAATCTTTCATGAAACAAGGGGATGCAGTGCAAAATGCTTCTTTAAGGGTCCTTTCCATATTGAACGTGTACTTTAAGCAACCAAATATGCCTTTCGAGGAGCTGTCCTTTCTTGGTGCTGATTGTGGCATTAAATGCCATCCGACTTACTTCTCGAAGGAGTTTTCTCTGTGTCAACTGATGCACCAGGTTCAGCAGTCAAGTGATTTACGAGTAGATCACAAGCTCAACTCAAATCTTATAGGTCATTTACGTGATTCGGCCATTTTTGATAATGAGCAATTGAGCATACAAGGAACTGCATGTGGGTCATTACCTTCCATTGGATCTCTTGTCACTATAAGCTATTGCGTACTTCTGGTATCTGAAGGAAACGAAATCCGAgaaattttagagaaaaatgATGAGTTTGAGTTTGAGCTTGGCACAGCAGCGGTAATTTCATGCATTGAAACAGCTATTATGCAAATGACAGTTGGACAATCTGTCTCCTTCTACTTGGCCCTGGCACTAAAGGAGCTCGTTTTGGGTGCATCTATGGACTGTGAAAAGGTTCAATCTTTTTTATCCTCAA AATCTTGCTGTTTAGAATACTCCGTTACTGTGCTGCGAGTAACGGAACCTTATGAAGACAGAATGGAGCAGGCTCTGTTCAACCCTCCATTGTCAAAGCAACGTGTGGAATTTGCATTGCAATGCATTAAAGAATTTTCTGCTACTTCTTTG ATTGATTTCGGGTGTGGATCAGGAAGTTTATTAGAATCCTTACTCGATAAACCAAGCTCTTTGGAAAAGATTGTTGGTGTTGATCTTTCTCAGAAGGGTCTCATTCGTGCTGCAAAG GTCCTAAATTCAAAATTAGAAAAGTTGGAAACTTCGATGCCCACATCAAAAATTAAATCAGCAATTCTATATGACGGTAGCATAACTACTTTCGATTCTCGCTTAAATGGATTTGATATTGGGGCATGCTTAGAG GTCATAGAGCATATGGAGGAAGATGAAGCATGCTTATTTGGTAATATTGCACTCGGCCTATTTCGGCCGAGGATGCTGATTGTCTCAACCCCAAATTACGAGTATAACGTGATTCTTCAAAAGTCTAATCAAGTAAGCGAAGTGGAGGATCCGGATGATAAGTCATCATCACAACCTTGTAAATTCCGCAATCATGATCACAAGTTCGAGTGGACGAGAGAACAATTCAATTGCTGGGCAACAGATTTGGCAGCAAAATACAATTACAGTGTCGAGTTTAGTGGAGTGGGAGGAATAGCGGGCGTGGAACCAGGGTTTGCTTCTCAGATTGCAGTGTTTAGAAGGAATCAGTGCCAGGCGCTGATAGATTCTAAAGCAACACAAACGGAAGACATTTATAAAACTATTTGGAAATGGGATGCGACGACATTCGCCTTTCAGTCGAGTTAA